CGCGCCCCCCGTAGTAGCCGGCCAGCGAACCCAGGACCAGCCCCAGCAACAAGGAGAGCGCCACCACGCAGGAGCCTACCAGCATGGAGATGCGGGCGCCGTAGATGGTGCGCGAGAGGAGGTCGCGGCCCAATTCGTCGGTGCCAAACCAGTGTGCCGTGGAGGGCGTCTGCAACCGCGCCGCAAGATCGATGGCAGCCGGGTCCTGGGGTGCCAGCCAGGGCGCCAACAGCGCGCACAGCGCGAAGACCGCCACCAGCACCAGCCCGGCCGCAGCCAGGGGATTGCGGCGCACCGCCCGCGCTGTGCCCTGCACCGCGATGGAGGGAGCCGCCATGGCTACTCCACGCTCCTGCCGCTGCGCTGGAAGGCGCGCCAGGTCAGTACGGCGAAGGCGATCGCCAGCCCCGCCACGACCAGCATCACCGCCACCGGCGCCGAAGGCAGGCGGTCCAGCCATTCTGGGTTCTGCAGCCAGTTGGTGCAGGCGATGTAGAAGTACAGCAGGTTCAGCCCGGCGAAGAAGAAGGCGAAGATCGTGAAGAGCGCGCCCAGGCGCTCGCCGCGCGTGCGCGAGCGGCTGCCCAGGTGAAGGACGAACTGCACCAGCGAGCCCGCCTGCTCCGGAAACAGGCGCTGACGGTGGGCGAGGTAGTAGGCGGTCATCTCGGCGGCGAGGATGGAGACCCAGACCTTGCCGGTGAGACCGTACCAGCGGGCCACCACGATTCCGTAGCGGTCCACCACCAGCCGCCACAAGGGATTGGCCTCCAGCGCCAGGTCAGGGCTGCGATGCAGGGTGACGAAGTAGTCGGCGAGATTGGCGGCCAGGGCGACCAGGCCCATGACGATGGCGGGCACCCAGATGGCCGTCCCGCGCTCCCGGCGCAGCACCCAGGCCATGAGCAACGCCCCCGCGGCCACCGTGATCCAGGCCAGCCAGGAGAGGCCTACCCCCAGGCGCTGGACCAGGGCCATCAGCCGGAATAGAGCCTGCTCCGCCATCAGACACTTCTCTCCGTCACTGCCGGATCCTCGGGTTCACCACCGAATACATCAGGTCGGTCAGAAGGTTCACCGCCACGTAGCTCAGGCCGATGGCCAGGATGCAGCCCTGCACCAGGTAGTAGTCGCGGCTGCTGATGGCCTGGATGGTGAGCCGCCCGATGCCCGGCCAGGAGAAGATGGTCTCGGTGACGATGGCGCCCGCCAGCAGTGCGCCGAACTGCAAACCGATCACGGTCAGCACCGGGACCATGGCATTCCGCAGGGCGTGGCGGTACACGACCGTGCGCTCCGGCAGGCCTTTGGCGCGCGCGGTGCGGATGTA
This genomic window from Terriglobales bacterium contains:
- a CDS encoding ABC transporter permease; the protein is YIRTARAKGLPERTVVYRHALRNAMVPVLTVIGLQFGALLAGAIVTETIFSWPGIGRLTIQAISSRDYYLVQGCILAIGLSYVAVNLLTDLMYSVVNPRIRQ